Proteins from a single region of Penaeus monodon isolate SGIC_2016 unplaced genomic scaffold, NSTDA_Pmon_1 PmonScaffold_3257, whole genome shotgun sequence:
- the LOC119570591 gene encoding mucin-2-like produces the protein MTTTKCATYKMKHNSTITQRTTFTTPRANDRTEPLSHNHQVSHTNRTTVSQPHQMQPTHVKQPVTRPTTTDAQHRNHHSAPTTENQQPTDANQQPMHNQNTQLSPTQTTTVPPTTEPPKLCTNTYQQITKHNASNWHQHHVTKTEHNSAPDPEPRQLCTNTSHTQQSPQSTTTERRQLCTNHHRPPTTEHPTTVPPTNHVTQQQTNTTGPNALCQPNTTVSTNNRTTHCTTPQCTTRTRQLCHQHTTCQNRTPHCAQHQQPQQQHHKCTNTPLQQQNSRQLTPTTVHNHQVPNTEPTTVPQQVHQQQNADNCATNHTVPQQQNADNCAHTQTTTTVPPTTRHNDADNCAHHHSPNRTADNCANHTGQQQNADTVPNNRTPTTVPPTNRTATLCHQNRANSNKTPTTVHNHTHQPPQCHNNRTPTTVPPTTTVPPTTEQPTTVPPTTTVPPTTEQPTTVHPTTTEQPTTVPPTTTVPPTTEQPTTVPPTTEQPTTVPPTTTVPPTTEPPTTVPPTSTVPLTSTVITTESPPTVSPTSTGPPTESPSIVKSTTTVPQKTESPTVPPTSTMPTTESTTVQSTTTVSSITSEPPTTKVLTTILPPTTTMPPITSEPTTTLPTTIQEQTSVQPETTQNTLSELQQRKAQLLQEIERLENQIAASNATLTALQKTNQALQRVIEAIEQATGNSGRKRRSLTYSIDQDGDTVTVDPYCEVNEDNAVTGNPTDLLLTMIDDLSTKLANLTTDQITCFNQLIENFATLIENGTFVIDSSVLDNITSAVEAASSVVGDQVQSVQLLVNILQEQKQNKTDELDQVESQLAATTGRKPVHKVLSMCMSVFSLEGTHPPTTTEFHTTEAKLSTNEKVTTLPPNSTKQPTTTMQLTPQKTTEEPTTGVISTTELPKTTEQTIIASRITTDSPTTENQRTTRSPKNTEQLTTKFLLTTTVSTTKVEPTTRPQVTTAQSITTMQQTTTVSPTATQQPTSTDDKPQLQTQQPTHVMTNNHHFNNNHLSPTTVLSNHYCVTNDLEQPTTTA, from the exons ATGACTACCACCAAATGTGCCACCTACAAAATGAAGCACAACTCCACAATAACACAAC GCACAACTTTCACAACACCACGTGCCAACGACAGAACAGAACCACTGAGCCACAACCACCAAGTCTCACACACAAACCGCACAACTGTGTCACAACCACATCAGATGCAACCAACACACGTCAAACAACCAGTTACACGACCGACAACCACTGATGCACAACACAGAAACCACCACAGTGCACCAACGACTGAGAACCAACAGCCCACTGATGCCAACCAACAACCAATGCACAACCAGAACACCCAACTgtcaccaacacaaaccacaactgtgccaccaacaacagaaccgccgaaaCTGTGCACCAACACCTACCAACAGATCACCAAACACAACGCGTCAAACTGGCACCAACACCACGTGACCAAAACAGAACACAACAGTGCACCAGACCCAGAACCACGACAACTGTGCACCAACACCAGCCACACACAACAGTCACCACAGTCCACAACAACAGAACGCCGACAACTGTGCACCAACCACCACaggccaccaacaacagaacacccgacaactgtgccaccaaccaacCACGTGAcccaacaacagacaaacaccacTGGCCCAAACGCCCTGTGCCAACCAAACACCACAGTgtccaccaacaacagaaccacgCACTGTACAACACCACAGTGCACAACACGAAcacgacaactgtgccaccaacacaccacatgcCAAAACAGAACACCACACTGTGCACAACACCAacagccacaacaacaacaccacaagtGCACCAACACACCACTGCAACAACAGaacagccgacaact AACGCCGACAACTGTGCACAACCACCAAGTGCCCAACACAGAACCCACAACTGTGCCCCAACAAGTGCACCAACAACAgaacgccgacaactgtgccaccaaccacacaGTGCCTCAACAACAGAACGCCGAcaactgtgcacacacacaaaccacgacaactgtgccaccaacaacaaGGCACAACGACGCCGACAACTGTGCACACCACCACAGCCcaaacagaaccgccgacaactgtgccaacCACACAGGCCAACAACAGAACGCCGACACTGTGCCCAACAACAgaacgccgacaactgtgccaccaacaaaCAGAACCGCGACACTGTGCCACCAAAACAGAGCCAACTCAAACAAGACGCCGACAACTGTGCACAACCACACA caccaaccaccacagtgccacaaCAACAgaacgccgacaactgtgccaccaaccaccacagtgcctccaacaacagaacagccgacaactgtgccaccaaccaccacagtgcctccAACAACAGAACAGCCGACAACTGTGCACCCCACCACAACAGaacagccgacaactgtgccaccaaccaccacagtgcctccaacaacagaacagccgacaactgtgcctccaacaacagaacagccgacaactgtgccaccaaccaccacagtgcctccaacaacagaaccgccgacaactgtgccaccaaccagcaCAGTGCCATTAACCAGCACAGTGATAACAACAGAATCGCCGCCAACTGTGTCACCAACCAGTACAGGGCCACCAACAGAATCACCATCAATTGTGAAATCAACCACCACGGTGCCACAAAAAACAGAATCGCCGactgtgccaccaaccagcaCAATGCCAACAACAGAATCAACCACAGTACAGTCAACAACCACAGTATCATCAATAACTTCTGAACCACCAACTACCAAAGTACTAACAACAATACTACCGCCAACAACTACAATGCCACCAATAACCTCTGAGCCAACCACTACACTACCCACAACCATCCAGGAACAAACATCTGTTCAACCAGAAACTACACAAAATACTTTATCAGAACTGCAGCAAAGAAAAGCACAGTTACTTCAAGAAATTGAAAGACTCGAGAACCAGATTGCTGCCTCCAACGCCACTCTCACAGCTCTTCAAAAGACCAATCAAGCCCTGCAACGAGTCATTGAAGCCATCGAGCAAGCCACTGGCAATTCCGGAAGGAAGCGGCGATCGCTTACTTACTCTATCGATCAAGATGGCGACACTGTCACGGTCGATCCATATTGTGAGGTAAATGAGGACAATGCCGTCACTGGCAACCCAACAGATCTGCTTCTTACAATGATCGATGATCTCTCCACCAAGCTGGCCAACCTCACAACCGACCAAATCACTTGCTTCAATCAACTCATTGAGAATTTCGCTACACTCATAGAGAATGGAACCTTTGTCATCGATTCCAGTGTATTAGATAACATCACGTCCGCGGTAGAAGCAGCAAGCAGCGTCGTGGGAGACCAAGTCCAGTCGGTTCAGTTGCTCGTCAATATTTTGcaagagcaaaaacaaaataaaacggatGAGCTTGACCAAGTGGAGAGCCAACTAGCAGCAACAACAGGTAGAAAACCAGTACACAAAGTTTTATCGATGTGTATGAGCGTATTTTCATTAGAAGGTACAC ACCCTCCAACAACCACCGAATTTCATACAACAGAAGCTAAGCTGTCCACCAATGAAAAAGTAACTACACTGCCACCTAATTCCACTAAACAACCAACGACTACAATGCAGCTAACACCACAGAAAACTACTGAGGAACCAACAACCGGAGTTATATCAACTACTGAGTTACCAAAAACCACTGAGCAAACAATCATAGCATCAAGAATAACAACTGACTCACCAACGACAGAAAATCAACGAACCACACGGTCACCAAAAAACACTGAGCAACTAACAACCAAATTCTTGCTAACAACCACGGTGTCAACGACAAAAGTAGAACCAACCACACGGCCACAAGTAACCACCGCGCAATCAATCACCACGATGCAACAAACAACTACTGTGTCACCAACGGCCACTCAGCAACCAACATCCACTGATGACAAACCACAGTTACAAACACAA CAACCAACTCACGTGATGACCAACAACCACCATTTCAACAACAACCACTTGTCACCAACGACAGTTCTTAGCAACCACtactgtgtcaccaacgaccttGAGCAACCAACAACGACTgcatga
- the LOC119570590 gene encoding integumentary mucin A.1-like, translated as MTNNHKLPPTRGPITSATTQIAVNCAPTPHITNTNADNCATTTCVPRTTKTEPPTTVPPNDQMCHQQNADTVHTTSTVPPTTEPTTVPPTHRTNNRTATTGHHTAQCANNRTADNCATNTCHQKNRRQLCTTTTAQKQNRNAPTQNADNCATTTHSAPTTEQRHDCATNHNQTTDATTVHQHHSAQQQTRQLCTNTQCHQQQKQPTTGRTTSAKQQNAKTVHQHTKCHTQNPSYCQPARP; from the exons ATGACCAACAACCACAAGTTGCCACCAACACGCGGGCCTATCACAAGTGCCACAACACAGATCGCAGTCAACTGTGCACCAACACCACATATCACTAACACgaacgccgacaactgtgccaccacaACATGTGTACCAAGAACCACCaaaacagaaccgccgacaactgtgccacccaACGACCAAATGTGCCACCAACAGAACGCCGACACTGTGCACACAACCAGCACAGTGCCTCCAACAACAGaaccgacaactgtgccaccaacacaCA gaaccaacaacagaaccgcgaCAACTGGCCACCACACAGCACAATGtgccaacaacagaaccgccgacaactgtgccaccaacacaTGCCACCAaaagaaccgccgacaactgtgcacaACCACCACAGCACAAAAACAGAACCGCAAC GCCCCAACACAgaacgccgacaactgtgccaccacaACACACAGTGCACCAACAACAGAACAGCGACAcgactgtgccaccaaccacaaTCAAACAACAGACGCCACAACTGTGCACCAACACCACAGTGCACAACAACAAACGCGACAACTGTGCACCAAcacacagtgccaccaacaacagaaacaGCCGACAACTGGCAGAACCACAAGTGCCAAACAACAGAACGCGAAAACTGTGCACCAACACACTAAGTGCCACACACAGAACCCATCATACTGTCAACCAGCACGGCCATAA